A genome region from Halorussus pelagicus includes the following:
- a CDS encoding thrombospondin type 3 repeat-containing protein — MVRTLPAVCCLLVASAVGVGVVDTTVTSIDGDGIPVLAELGAGTNPLSGDTDGDGIPDNRERAVGSDPTATNADADGDGLADDRERALGSDPTDSDTDDDGLGDAREVVLGTSPTDADTDNDQFSDVREHRVGTDPTNPDTDGDNLKDGWEIRDRTPEGAALPDASAFRMDLYVQINYAKGATPMDRRTLDRIEEQWAAMPVENPDGSTGVSIHLRNGSYTDEHFVYEGGDPTQFEPESAALLGDRRGVYHHALVVYFHTSVASRGKLAGKGEIGGDFVIVDKKRQGWVRPTIFTHELLHNVVGRIEADGRCNGDPHHYCDGGWLEPAPRQSDQYLPDPLGEEIEENGFE; from the coding sequence ATGGTTCGGACTCTCCCCGCCGTCTGCTGTCTTCTCGTGGCGAGTGCGGTCGGCGTCGGCGTCGTCGATACGACGGTGACGAGCATCGACGGTGACGGTATCCCGGTCCTCGCCGAACTCGGTGCTGGAACGAACCCGCTGTCGGGCGACACCGATGGTGACGGCATCCCGGACAACCGCGAACGAGCGGTCGGGAGCGACCCGACCGCGACCAACGCGGACGCGGATGGCGACGGACTCGCAGACGACCGCGAGCGCGCGCTCGGGAGCGACCCGACCGACTCGGACACCGACGACGACGGACTCGGCGACGCCCGCGAGGTCGTCCTCGGCACGAGTCCCACGGACGCCGACACCGACAACGACCAGTTTTCCGACGTTCGGGAGCATCGCGTCGGGACCGACCCGACGAACCCGGACACCGACGGCGACAACCTGAAAGACGGGTGGGAGATACGCGACCGGACGCCCGAGGGGGCCGCTCTCCCCGACGCGAGCGCGTTCCGGATGGACCTTTACGTCCAGATAAACTACGCGAAGGGCGCGACGCCGATGGACCGCCGAACGCTCGACCGCATCGAGGAGCAGTGGGCCGCGATGCCCGTCGAGAATCCCGACGGGAGTACGGGCGTCTCGATACACCTCCGGAACGGGAGCTACACTGACGAACACTTCGTCTACGAGGGCGGCGACCCGACCCAGTTCGAACCGGAGTCGGCGGCGCTTCTCGGCGACCGGCGCGGCGTCTACCACCACGCGCTCGTGGTCTACTTCCACACATCGGTGGCCAGCAGAGGGAAGCTCGCCGGAAAGGGGGAAATCGGCGGCGACTTCGTCATCGTGGACAAAAAGCGACAAGGATGGGTTCGGCCCACCATCTTCACACACGAACTGCTCCACAACGTCGTCGGCCGCATCGAAGCGGACGGGCGGTGCAACGGCGACCCCCACCACTACTGCGACGGCGGTTGGTTGGAACCCGCGCCACGACAGTCAGACCAGTATCTCCCGGACCCACTCGGCGAGGAAATCGAAGAAAACGGATTCGAGTAA
- a CDS encoding polyprenyl synthetase family protein has protein sequence MDYPESRRAMVEERLETVLDRVEPTELADEVRHVALSGGKRVRPTVTVLSCESAGGEAEAAVDFAVGVELVHDASLVVDDIIDRSDTRRGSASAWAEYGYSPAIVASDGLIGEAFELFSPDPRAMEAVADAMVELGEGEATELVARPTNREGYMELARRKTGALFRAAAELGAIAADADPATVEAFGEYAEKVGVAFQIRDDVLDATADEAALGKPTGHDAEMGRPSIVRVTDLDAEEADALAHEKSEAALAALDRAETPDLTATDYLRDLAAFVVTREH, from the coding sequence ATGGATTATCCCGAGTCCCGGAGGGCCATGGTCGAGGAGCGTCTCGAAACGGTCCTCGACAGGGTCGAACCGACGGAACTCGCCGACGAGGTCCGCCACGTCGCGCTATCGGGGGGCAAGCGCGTCAGGCCGACCGTCACCGTTCTCTCGTGCGAATCGGCAGGGGGAGAGGCCGAGGCCGCCGTTGACTTCGCGGTCGGCGTCGAACTCGTCCACGACGCCTCGCTGGTCGTTGACGACATCATCGACCGGTCGGACACCCGACGCGGGAGCGCGAGCGCGTGGGCCGAGTACGGCTACTCGCCCGCCATCGTCGCCAGCGACGGACTCATCGGCGAGGCCTTCGAGTTGTTCTCGCCGGACCCGCGGGCGATGGAGGCCGTCGCCGACGCGATGGTCGAACTCGGCGAGGGCGAGGCGACCGAACTCGTCGCCCGGCCGACCAACCGCGAGGGGTACATGGAACTCGCCCGTCGGAAGACCGGCGCACTGTTCCGTGCCGCCGCGGAGCTGGGCGCGATAGCGGCCGACGCCGACCCCGCCACTGTCGAAGCGTTCGGCGAGTACGCCGAGAAGGTCGGCGTCGCGTTCCAGATTCGTGACGACGTACTCGACGCGACGGCCGACGAAGCGGCCCTCGGCAAGCCCACCGGCCACGACGCCGAGATGGGCCGCCCGTCGATAGTCCGCGTGACCGACTTGGACGCCGAGGAGGCCGACGCCTTGGCCCACGAGAAGAGCGAGGCCGCGCTAGCCGCACTCGACAGAGCCGAGACGCCCGACCTGACCGCGACCGACTACCTCCGGGATTTGGCGGCCTTCGTCGTGACGCGAGAACACTGA
- a CDS encoding DUF373 family protein: MLLVLCVDLDDDLGRKTDFDTPVVGRDNVEAAAVSLATTDPEDSDVNVMFEGVHLADRIEDERVEVAIVTGTEAGDVAANRAVGDEVDEVLAGLSTREEVQAVIVTDGAQDESVIPVIRSRVPIDGVRRVVVRQAQDLESMYYTIKQVLDDPETRGTILVPLGILLLIYPLAIISDSLGLPGAAVFGVTSGLLGLYVLGRGLGVERLLDRAAEKARNSLYAGRVTLITYVVAAALLVVGGVRGVETLESVETTTNGAISPLEVLAALVNGAVTWFTAAGVTTSLGQITDEYLADRFQWRYLNAPFYVLSIALVLHAISAYFLHRVPVELPRLTYLAVMLTVGTLLGLTSTLAFAIAESRRSRRAEPS, translated from the coding sequence ATGCTGCTGGTCCTCTGCGTGGACCTCGACGACGACCTCGGCCGCAAGACCGACTTCGACACGCCCGTCGTCGGCCGCGACAACGTCGAAGCCGCGGCGGTCTCGTTAGCGACGACTGACCCCGAGGACAGCGACGTGAACGTCATGTTCGAGGGCGTCCACCTCGCGGACCGAATCGAGGACGAGCGCGTCGAAGTCGCCATCGTCACGGGCACCGAGGCGGGTGACGTTGCGGCGAACCGCGCGGTTGGCGACGAGGTAGACGAGGTGCTGGCCGGTCTCTCGACCCGCGAGGAGGTCCAAGCGGTCATCGTCACCGACGGCGCGCAAGACGAGAGCGTGATTCCGGTCATCCGCTCGCGGGTGCCCATCGACGGCGTGCGCCGGGTCGTCGTCCGGCAGGCCCAAGACCTCGAATCGATGTACTACACCATCAAGCAGGTGCTGGACGACCCCGAGACTCGCGGGACCATTCTCGTTCCACTCGGAATCCTGCTTCTCATCTACCCGCTGGCCATCATCTCCGATTCGCTCGGACTTCCCGGCGCGGCCGTCTTCGGCGTCACCTCGGGGCTACTCGGTCTCTACGTCCTCGGCCGAGGACTGGGCGTCGAGCGCCTGCTCGACCGCGCGGCCGAGAAGGCCAGAAACAGCCTCTACGCCGGTCGGGTGACGCTCATCACGTACGTCGTCGCGGCCGCCCTACTGGTCGTCGGCGGCGTCCGCGGTGTCGAGACCTTGGAGTCGGTCGAGACCACGACGAACGGAGCCATCAGCCCGCTCGAAGTGCTGGCCGCGCTGGTCAACGGCGCGGTGACGTGGTTCACCGCCGCGGGGGTCACCACCAGTCTCGGCCAGATTACCGACGAGTATCTGGCCGACCGCTTTCAGTGGCGCTACCTCAACGCCCCGTTCTACGTCCTCTCCATCGCGCTCGTCTTACACGCCATCAGCGCGTACTTCCTCCACCGGGTGCCGGTCGAACTCCCGCGACTCACCTACCTCGCGGTGATGCTCACGGTCGGGACCCTCCTTGGACTGACGAGTACGCTCGCGTTCGCCATCGCAGAATCTCGGCGGTCGCGGCGCGCAGAGCCGAGTTGA
- a CDS encoding radical SAM protein → MISKGCEQCAKGGKMVLFVYGYCDQRDCFYCPLGENRKNVTDVYANERKVESDEDVITEAKRMDALGTSITGGEPQEAMNKTCRYLSLLKDEFGEDHHTHLYTGITGGRENMRRLSEAGLDEIRFHPPLDLWGDMHGTEWEDILYIAREEGLTPAFEIPGIRAEEEFLEFLDEGAAEFCNVNEFEMSDGNFRRMQEEGYELQDGHMSAVEGSKEILETMGDHERVYFCTSVFKDAAQHRNRMKRMAKNIRREFDDVTDDGTLVYGKTWEPERRLEELGVPEEFYTVKSDHVELAWWLLEEMVEEGDVEEGEIVEQYPTVDGQVVERTPLA, encoded by the coding sequence ATGATTTCGAAGGGTTGCGAACAGTGCGCCAAAGGAGGCAAGATGGTGCTCTTCGTCTACGGCTACTGCGACCAGCGGGACTGCTTCTACTGTCCCCTCGGCGAGAATCGCAAGAACGTCACCGACGTGTACGCCAACGAGCGGAAAGTCGAGTCCGACGAGGACGTGATTACCGAGGCCAAGCGCATGGACGCGCTCGGAACCTCCATCACCGGCGGCGAACCGCAGGAGGCGATGAACAAGACCTGTCGGTATCTCTCGCTTCTCAAAGACGAGTTCGGCGAGGACCACCACACGCACCTCTACACCGGCATCACGGGCGGCCGCGAGAACATGCGCCGCCTCTCGGAGGCCGGACTCGACGAGATTCGGTTCCACCCGCCGCTGGACCTCTGGGGCGACATGCACGGCACCGAGTGGGAGGACATCCTCTACATCGCCCGCGAGGAGGGACTGACCCCCGCCTTCGAGATTCCGGGCATCCGCGCCGAAGAGGAGTTCTTAGAGTTCTTGGACGAGGGCGCGGCCGAGTTCTGCAACGTCAACGAGTTCGAGATGAGCGACGGTAACTTCCGCCGGATGCAAGAGGAAGGCTACGAGTTGCAGGACGGCCACATGAGCGCCGTCGAGGGGTCGAAAGAGATTCTGGAAACAATGGGCGACCACGAGCGCGTCTACTTCTGTACCTCCGTGTTCAAGGACGCCGCCCAGCACCGCAACCGGATGAAGCGCATGGCCAAGAACATCCGCCGGGAGTTCGACGACGTGACCGACGACGGGACGCTCGTCTACGGCAAGACATGGGAACCCGAGCGCCGCCTCGAAGAACTCGGCGTCCCCGAGGAGTTCTACACCGTCAAGTCCGACCACGTCGAACTGGCGTGGTGGCTCCTCGAAGAGATGGTCGAGGAGGGCGACGTAGAGGAGGGCGAAATCGTCGAGCAGTATCCGACCGTGGACGGGCAGGTCGTCGAGCGGACGCCGCTGGCGTGA
- the prf1 gene encoding peptide chain release factor aRF-1 — protein MSEQEGEQSDRKKYEFQKVIEDLKDYEGSGTQLVTIYIPPDKQISDVVAHVTQEHSEASNIKSKQTRTNVQDALTSIKDRLRYYDVFPPDNGIVIFSGAIDSGGGRTDMVTKVLENPPDPVQSFRYHCDSAFLTEPLEGMLADKGLYGLIVLDRREANVGWLKGKRVEPVKSASSLVPGKQRKGGQSAQRFARLRLEAIDNFYQEVAEMANDLMVPKRGELDGILVGGPSPTKDEFLDGDYLHHELQDQVLDKFDVAYTDESGLYDLVDSAQDALADAEVMKDKKEMEEFFKQLHDGNKATYGFEPTRQNLVMGSVDRLLLSEDLRKDVVVYECGDKEEYEFIDQRQDTPAHTCEDGTEVESEEREDAIEFLMNIADQRGTETKFISTDFEKGEQLQSAFGGVAGILRYSTGV, from the coding sequence ATGAGCGAGCAGGAAGGCGAGCAGTCCGACAGGAAAAAGTACGAGTTCCAGAAGGTCATCGAGGACCTCAAAGACTACGAGGGCTCCGGGACTCAGCTCGTCACCATCTACATCCCGCCGGACAAGCAGATTAGCGACGTGGTCGCGCACGTCACCCAAGAGCACAGCGAGGCGAGCAACATCAAGTCCAAGCAGACCCGGACGAACGTCCAAGACGCGCTCACGTCCATCAAGGACCGCCTGCGCTACTACGACGTGTTCCCGCCGGACAACGGCATCGTCATCTTCAGCGGCGCGATAGACAGCGGCGGCGGCCGGACCGACATGGTCACGAAGGTCCTCGAAAATCCGCCGGACCCCGTCCAGTCGTTCCGCTACCACTGCGACTCGGCGTTCCTCACCGAACCCCTTGAGGGCATGCTCGCGGACAAGGGGCTGTACGGTCTCATCGTCTTAGACCGGCGCGAGGCCAACGTCGGGTGGCTGAAGGGCAAGCGCGTCGAACCCGTCAAGTCCGCTTCCTCGCTGGTGCCGGGCAAACAGCGCAAAGGTGGTCAGTCCGCCCAACGGTTCGCTCGCCTGCGACTCGAAGCCATCGACAACTTCTACCAAGAGGTCGCCGAGATGGCTAACGACCTGATGGTCCCCAAGCGCGGCGAGTTAGACGGCATCCTCGTCGGCGGTCCCTCCCCGACCAAAGACGAGTTCCTTGACGGCGACTACCTCCACCACGAGCTTCAGGACCAAGTGCTGGACAAGTTCGACGTGGCCTACACCGATGAGTCGGGTCTCTACGACCTCGTAGACAGCGCGCAGGACGCGCTCGCCGACGCCGAGGTGATGAAGGACAAAAAGGAGATGGAGGAGTTCTTCAAACAACTTCACGACGGCAACAAGGCCACCTACGGGTTCGAGCCGACTCGCCAGAACCTCGTCATGGGGTCGGTTGACCGTCTCCTCCTCAGCGAAGACCTCCGGAAGGACGTGGTGGTCTACGAGTGTGGCGACAAAGAGGAGTACGAGTTCATCGACCAGCGCCAAGACACGCCCGCCCACACTTGCGAGGACGGCACCGAAGTGGAGTCCGAGGAGCGCGAGGACGCCATCGAGTTCCTGATGAACATCGCCGACCAGCGCGGCACCGAGACGAAGTTCATCTCCACAGACTTCGAGAAGGGCGAGCAGTTGCAGTCGGCGTTCGGCGGCGTCGCCGGAATTTTGCGCTACTCGACCGGCGTGTAA
- the minD gene encoding cell division ATPase MinD, with product MSDTVYAIASGKGGVGKTTTAINLGAMLADRGNSVVVVDTDLGMANLADFLDFEIETPTLHEVLAGEADVEEAVYRAPGDIDVLPSATDIEAFVKSDPANLQGVVESLRETYDYILLDTGAGVSFDTLVPLALADGVLLVATPDVASVRDTAKTGELAERVESEVRGAVLTQRSSDILNADDVEETLGAEVLGVVPQDEAVPMGIDAGRPLAAFAPNAPAGQAYRDLAAILIGEADPDPELEAVADGETDEGVGPADGRGATDEDADENAGSATDPTESDAFDMASAGNAVSTDSATADGASSSDAESSASEAVETNADDPLSADAAQNVRRALGDESGDADALFGGQSTDEETEASSESAAAESADTDETDETGGDSADASEARSVDDLISEHISDERLGEASDGDDRLAGMGDDFAGDSSDDPLAGDEENDPLAGDEQDDPLAGGVSGDSPDGDASIPFGNDDPLGAGDSRENDVTGEDSDEPSERSDSEAVPFEDRGGSAKGDRAQSGRSADGDSEVGESSTDGSADGDSLDSDAPIGDTEETQDDRDETARETLADEARADPELDEIPASDSSEDDDSEESGGVLGRIGSLFK from the coding sequence ATGTCCGACACGGTTTACGCGATAGCGAGCGGCAAAGGAGGTGTCGGGAAGACGACGACTGCGATCAACCTCGGGGCGATGCTGGCCGACCGGGGCAACTCCGTCGTCGTCGTGGACACCGACCTCGGGATGGCGAACCTCGCGGACTTCCTCGATTTCGAGATCGAGACGCCGACGCTCCACGAGGTGCTGGCGGGCGAGGCCGATGTCGAGGAGGCCGTCTACCGAGCGCCCGGCGACATCGACGTGCTACCGAGCGCGACCGACATCGAGGCGTTCGTCAAGTCCGACCCCGCGAACTTGCAGGGCGTCGTGGAATCGCTCCGCGAGACGTACGACTACATCCTGCTCGACACGGGCGCTGGCGTCAGCTTCGACACGCTCGTTCCGCTGGCGCTCGCGGACGGCGTCCTCCTCGTGGCGACCCCCGACGTGGCTTCGGTCCGGGATACCGCCAAGACCGGCGAACTCGCCGAGCGCGTCGAGAGCGAGGTCCGCGGCGCGGTCCTGACCCAGCGAAGTAGCGACATTCTGAACGCCGACGACGTGGAGGAAACCCTCGGCGCGGAAGTCCTGGGCGTCGTCCCGCAGGACGAGGCGGTTCCGATGGGTATCGACGCCGGGCGACCGCTCGCCGCGTTCGCCCCCAACGCGCCCGCCGGGCAGGCCTACCGCGACCTCGCGGCGATCCTCATCGGCGAAGCCGACCCCGACCCCGAACTCGAAGCGGTCGCCGACGGGGAGACCGACGAAGGAGTCGGTCCCGCCGACGGCCGCGGCGCTACCGACGAAGACGCCGACGAGAACGCTGGCAGCGCCACCGACCCGACGGAGAGCGATGCATTCGACATGGCGTCGGCGGGCAACGCGGTATCGACGGATAGCGCGACAGCGGACGGCGCATCCTCGTCGGACGCCGAGTCGTCTGCGAGCGAGGCGGTAGAGACCAACGCCGACGACCCGCTCAGTGCCGACGCCGCCCAGAACGTCCGGCGGGCGCTCGGCGACGAGTCCGGCGACGCTGACGCGCTGTTCGGCGGCCAGTCAACCGACGAAGAGACGGAAGCGAGTTCCGAGAGCGCCGCCGCAGAATCGGCGGACACCGACGAAACCGACGAGACCGGCGGCGACTCGGCGGACGCCAGCGAGGCACGGAGCGTGGACGACCTGATAAGCGAACACATCAGCGACGAGCGCCTCGGTGAGGCCTCCGACGGCGACGACCGGTTAGCCGGGATGGGTGACGATTTCGCAGGCGATAGCTCCGACGACCCGCTCGCTGGCGACGAGGAAAATGACCCCCTCGCTGGCGACGAGCAAGACGACCCCCTCGCTGGCGGCGTGAGCGGCGACTCGCCGGACGGCGACGCGAGCATCCCGTTCGGGAACGACGACCCTCTCGGCGCCGGAGACAGCCGAGAGAACGACGTTACCGGGGAGGACAGTGACGAGCCGAGCGAGCGAAGCGACTCCGAGGCAGTTCCCTTCGAGGACCGCGGCGGTTCGGCGAAGGGCGACCGAGCGCAGTCGGGGAGGTCCGCGGACGGCGACTCCGAAGTCGGTGAGTCTTCAACCGACGGGTCCGCGGACGGTGACTCCCTCGATAGCGACGCTCCGATTGGCGACACCGAGGAGACACAGGACGACCGTGACGAGACTGCGCGCGAGACGCTCGCGGACGAGGCGCGGGCCGACCCCGAACTAGACGAAATTCCGGCATCCGACAGTTCGGAGGACGACGACTCCGAGGAGAGCGGCGGCGTGCTGGGCCGCATCGGGTCGCTGTTCAAGTGA